The Nostoc sp. 'Lobaria pulmonaria (5183) cyanobiont' genome window below encodes:
- a CDS encoding flavin monoamine oxidase family protein translates to MAKSALMGSLQRAYKIARASIKTGIPTDEIVDILKQRTSRRRLLYGGLGLASALATATWHNGRDSTAFATIPKVLVVGAGISGLTAAYRLRQAGVPVDIIEARNRVGGRMRSLANAAGTGVTVELGGEFIDTDHTKLRSLAQELGLTIVDVLATDKGLVPETWYFQGRKIPEIEIINYFIPLADKIEKDLVAIGDGDVTYRSYNQAAFALDNTSIAEYLEQAKINPILQEMLKVSYTTEYGREAAEQSCLNLLFLIGTNTDKFSLYGESDERYTIRGGNDQVPRLLANSLAYAIQTETELEAICIRPDGRYRVSLRSGYKTFDRTYERILLALPFTTLRLVKLDVNLPAFKKKAIAQLGYGTNAKLITAYQQKLWRTKYNSTAATFTDTGFQNTWEPSRYQKGPKGLITNFTGGKHGLSLDKGSAESQAQILLPQLNQIFPGIKNLRQGEAIRAYWPGEQYTRASYACYLVGQWTGISGAEQERVGNLFFAGEHCSPSYQGYMEGGCRTGEVAARRILKDLGWRNIPAQQKKPINTNQLNRYHPRIPRDERFSDDYTEK, encoded by the coding sequence ATGGCTAAGTCTGCACTAATGGGATCTTTGCAACGCGCTTATAAAATTGCGAGGGCATCGATCAAAACTGGCATTCCCACAGATGAAATAGTTGATATTTTAAAACAAAGAACCAGTCGTCGCCGCTTACTGTATGGGGGTTTGGGATTAGCAAGTGCATTAGCTACAGCTACTTGGCATAATGGACGTGATTCTACGGCTTTTGCCACGATTCCCAAGGTGCTGGTAGTGGGTGCAGGAATTTCTGGCTTAACTGCTGCCTACCGCTTACGTCAAGCTGGGGTTCCTGTAGACATCATTGAGGCGAGGAATCGCGTTGGTGGTCGGATGCGTAGTTTAGCCAACGCAGCAGGTACTGGCGTGACTGTGGAACTAGGTGGAGAATTTATTGATACAGATCATACGAAATTGCGATCGCTTGCTCAAGAACTTGGTTTAACAATAGTCGATGTCCTCGCTACTGATAAGGGATTAGTGCCAGAAACATGGTACTTTCAAGGACGCAAAATTCCCGAAATAGAAATTATTAATTACTTCATTCCTTTAGCAGATAAAATTGAGAAGGATTTAGTTGCTATTGGGGATGGAGATGTAACTTATCGCTCTTACAATCAGGCAGCTTTCGCTTTAGATAATACTTCCATTGCAGAATATTTAGAGCAAGCAAAAATTAATCCGATTCTGCAAGAAATGCTGAAGGTGTCTTATACTACCGAATATGGCCGAGAAGCAGCAGAACAATCCTGTTTGAATCTACTGTTTTTGATTGGTACTAACACTGATAAATTCTCACTCTACGGTGAAAGCGATGAACGTTACACCATTCGTGGTGGTAACGACCAAGTACCCCGTTTGCTAGCAAATTCTTTAGCTTATGCTATCCAAACTGAAACAGAATTGGAAGCTATCTGCATCCGTCCCGATGGTCGCTATCGAGTTAGTTTACGGTCTGGTTATAAAACTTTTGATCGCACTTATGAAAGAATCTTGCTGGCATTGCCATTTACCACTTTGCGTTTAGTGAAGCTGGATGTGAATTTACCAGCATTTAAAAAGAAAGCGATCGCACAACTAGGATATGGTACAAATGCAAAATTAATTACAGCCTATCAACAAAAATTGTGGCGTACTAAATATAACTCAACAGCAGCAACATTTACTGATACAGGATTTCAAAACACCTGGGAACCCAGTCGCTACCAAAAAGGCCCCAAAGGTCTGATTACTAACTTTACAGGTGGTAAACATGGTTTATCTTTAGACAAAGGTTCAGCAGAATCTCAAGCCCAAATACTTTTACCACAATTAAATCAGATTTTCCCCGGAATCAAAAACCTGCGTCAAGGTGAAGCCATTCGCGCCTATTGGCCTGGAGAGCAGTACACAAGAGCCTCCTATGCTTGCTATTTAGTCGGACAATGGACAGGGATAAGTGGAGCTGAACAAGAACGTGTAGGTAATCTATTTTTTGCTGGTGAACACTGCTCTCCCTCCTACCAAGGATATATGGAAGGCGGTTGTAGAACAGGTGAAGTTGCAGCTCGGAGAATCCTCAAAGATTTAGGTTGGCGAAATATCCCTGCTCAACAGAAAAAACCAATTAATACCAATCAACTAAATCGCTATCATCCCAGGATTCCAAGAGACGAACGCTTTTCTGACGACTACACCGAAAAGTAA
- a CDS encoding class I SAM-dependent methyltransferase, producing the protein MNIQEAFNSAAGDYDNLRRILIPCFDDFYKTAVEIIPGDCTAPIKVLDLGAGTGLYSGMVQSVFPNAEFTLLDLAPEMLEKAKLRFSQMGKSPKILIGDYIETDLGGSYNLIISALSIHHLSNVDKELLYQRIYDVLNPGGIFINADQVLGKTPDLEQLYRQHWLNSVRAKNISEEDLKAAQKRMEYDRMATLDIQLHWLEAAGFQNVDCWYKNFSFAVFGGSRPTI; encoded by the coding sequence ATGAATATTCAGGAAGCTTTTAATTCTGCCGCAGGAGATTACGATAACTTACGTCGTATTCTAATTCCCTGTTTTGATGACTTTTACAAAACAGCCGTTGAAATCATCCCAGGCGATTGCACTGCACCGATAAAGGTTCTAGATTTGGGTGCTGGTACTGGACTTTACTCAGGTATGGTTCAGTCCGTCTTCCCTAATGCAGAGTTCACTTTGCTGGACTTAGCCCCTGAGATGTTAGAAAAAGCTAAGTTGAGATTTAGCCAAATGGGTAAATCTCCCAAAATCTTAATTGGTGACTACATTGAGACTGATTTAGGTGGTTCTTATAACCTGATAATCTCTGCCTTATCGATTCATCATCTGTCAAATGTTGACAAAGAACTTCTTTATCAACGGATTTATGATGTTCTCAATCCTGGAGGGATATTTATCAACGCCGATCAAGTTCTCGGCAAAACCCCTGATTTAGAACAACTTTACCGTCAACACTGGCTAAATTCTGTCCGCGCTAAGAATATCTCAGAAGAGGATCTCAAAGCTGCACAAAAACGCATGGAATACGATCGCATGGCAACCCTTGATATTCAACTTCACTGGCTAGAAGCGGCTGGGTTTCAAAATGTGGATTGCTGGTACAAAAATTTTAGCTTTGCTGTTTTTGGTGGTTCTCGACCGACTATTTAA
- a CDS encoding aspartyl protease family protein: MGKLVLPNLQGKQMGQIIVTLTVTNRIDQVLAQRGFISSGEVRSYTLDDLLVDTGATLLCLPASIISQLGLVQGGAAQVETAAEVKQGRIFRDVELSIAERQGTFDCLELTEVPYALLGVTPMEFLGLEPDLKNRKLRILPMNSEQTYLSVL, from the coding sequence ATGGGTAAGCTGGTACTACCAAATCTTCAGGGTAAGCAAATGGGGCAAATAATAGTTACCCTGACTGTTACCAATCGAATTGATCAAGTTTTGGCTCAACGAGGCTTTATTTCTTCGGGGGAAGTTCGCTCTTATACTCTGGATGATCTTTTAGTTGATACGGGCGCAACTTTGCTGTGTTTACCTGCTAGCATTATTAGTCAACTAGGTTTAGTCCAAGGTGGAGCAGCCCAGGTAGAGACTGCTGCTGAAGTGAAGCAGGGGCGAATTTTTCGAGATGTTGAGCTTAGTATTGCAGAGCGTCAAGGAACCTTTGATTGTCTGGAACTCACAGAAGTACCTTATGCCCTTTTGGGTGTAACACCAATGGAATTTTTAGGGTTAGAACCAGACCTTAAAAATCGGAAGTTGCGGATTTTGCCGATGAATTCTGAGCAAACTTATCTGAGTGTATTGTAA